The Bacteroidota bacterium sequence CTTAAATATACAAAAAAAAGTATTCAATAAGTCAATTTTTGGAACCGCCCTATACAATTCTTTCTTCAAATAAAATAATTTTCATCTTTACAAGTACTCCAATTTTATTAAAATGCACAAAAGCGATGTCTACCATTTTGATTTTCTTTGGTGAGATTTTAATTCGATTCCAGATCCCCATGTTATCAATTGCGTATGAATTGGGATTATCATTAGTAGTCAGAATTAAGCCATAATTTTCTTTCATAATTTCTCCTTCTCTATATTTGTTAATAATCAGATTGAATGGTGAAAATATTTTATATACGGTAATTTTCTTCTTTAAAATAAAAAACCTCTTAACTCAAGTCCAACGCTGGAACAGAATTAAGCGGTTCTGCTTATACTCAAACAAGACCCCTTGCCGCTCGCTTTGTGGGCAACCATACTTAGTCGGCAGACCTCACATAGTAAATCCTCACACGTCAAGTCAACAAGGGGCAACCGAGTTGTTCCAGTTGCCCGCTTCCGTAACATGTGAAGTTTGCCAAAGATTAAGTTGTCGAATTAATTCTTGAATGTCAAGTAAATTATTTTTTAATCAATCGAAAATTAGGAATTTTCACCAATTTTCATTATTAATTTATTGCGCTTTTTAACAAACTGCTTACAACGAATATTCATCGGAGATTATGGCAAATATAAAATTATTTGAAGAAAAGAGAATCCGATCAGTCTGGAATGATACCGACCAAAAACGATATTTCTCCGTTGCTGATGTTATCCAGATTTTAACCGACACCGTAAATCCAAAAGATTATATCAAAAAGATGCGAAAACGGGATCCGGAGCTAAATTCCAACTGGGGGACAATTTGTCCCCCCCTTGAGATGATTGCAGCCGATGGGAAAAAACGGAAGATTCAATGTGCAAATGCAGAAAGCTTGCTTCGCATCATACAATCGGTGCCTTCCCCTAAAGCCGAACCTTTTAAGCGCTGGCTGGCAAAAGTAGGTTATGAGCGTCTTGAGGAAATCGAAAACCCGGAACTTGCTCAGGCGCGGATGCGCGAAATTTACAAGGCGAAAGGTTACAGCGATGAATGGATCGAAAAGCGTGTCCGCGGTATTGCTATACGGGATGAATTGACAAATGAATGGAAAAAGCGAGGAGTGAAGGAAGCAAAGGAATATGCAATCCTCACAGCAGAGATAAGCCAAGCAACATTTGGCTTAGTACCTGGTGATTATAAAAAGCTCAAAGGATTAACGAAACCTCAGGAGAATCTGCGCGACCATATGAACGATCTTGAATTAATTTTTACCATGTTGGGCGAAGCAGCCACAACGGAAATAGCCCGAAATAAGAATGCACAGGGACTTCCTGAAAACGAGCAAGCCGCAGTCGAAGACGGTACAGTGGCAGGAAATGCCAGAAAAGAATTAGAAAAGAAATCGGGCAGACAAGTAGTTACAAGTCAGAATTATAAATCCCTTTCAGAGAAAAAGGTACGACAACTAAGAAAGAAAAAGTAATTTATTAACATAAAATATTCATCAGGAGACTTTATGGAAAAATTCAAACAAAGCATGTTCGAGCTAATCAGTGAAACATCTGCTAACTTACCGCCCGACGTCCGCCGTGCAATCTCACTTGCGATGAAAGATGAAACCCCGGACACTCAAGCGGCTCTCGCTTTAAGCACAATCGCAATCAACATAGATATGGCTCAGCAAGCAATCGCACCGATTTGTCAAGATACTGGAATGCCTACGTTTTTTATACACACACCGGTTGGCGCCAATCAAATCCAAATGAAAAAAGCAATCGAGGAAGCCGTTGCAGAAACGACAAAGATCGGAAGACTGCGTCCTAACTCTGTCGATTCTATCACAGGTAAAAACTCAGGCAACAATCTCGGAACGGGAACGCCAGTCTTCCACTTTGAGCAATGGGAAAAAGATGAAATCGAAATAAAACTTTTACTAAAAGGCGGTGGGTGCGAAAATAAAAACATTCAGTACTCAGTTCCGGTTGTGCTGGAAAACTTAGGTAGAGTTGATAGAGATTTAGAAGGTGTGCGCAAGTGTATCATGCACGCAGTGTGGCAGGCACAAGGACACGGTTGCAGCGTTGGTGCGCTCGGTGTGTGCATCGGCTCCGACAGAGCCACAGGATACGATTTAGCAAAACAGCAATTACTGAGAACTCTAGAGGATGTAAATCCTAATCCTCAACTTGCTGAACTTGAAAACAGAATTATGGAAGATGCAAACAAATTAAATATTGGCACAATGGGCTTCGGTGGAAAAACGACTTTAATTGGATGTAAAATTACTGCTGCTAACCGGTTGCCGGCAAGCTTCTTCGTATCAGTCGCGTACGACTGCTGGGCGTTCAGAAGGTTAGGCATTATTATAGATCCGAAGACGGGAGAAATTAAGAGATGGCTTTACAAAGGCACCGAAGAGATAAAGACGATGGCTGACTATGAGAGCATTAAGTTGACAGGAAAAGAAATAAAATTAAACACACCGCTCAGTGAAGAAAAAATTAGTTCATTAAAAGTTGGTGATGTTGTTTTATTAAATGGAATAATTTACACAGGACGCGATGCACTCCACGCATATTTAGTTAAGCATGATTCTCCGATTAATTTAAATGGTGGGGTCATCTACCATT is a genomic window containing:
- a CDS encoding Bro-N domain-containing protein, producing the protein MANIKLFEEKRIRSVWNDTDQKRYFSVADVIQILTDTVNPKDYIKKMRKRDPELNSNWGTICPPLEMIAADGKKRKIQCANAESLLRIIQSVPSPKAEPFKRWLAKVGYERLEEIENPELAQARMREIYKAKGYSDEWIEKRVRGIAIRDELTNEWKKRGVKEAKEYAILTAEISQATFGLVPGDYKKLKGLTKPQENLRDHMNDLELIFTMLGEAATTEIARNKNAQGLPENEQAAVEDGTVAGNARKELEKKSGRQVVTSQNYKSLSEKKVRQLRKKK
- a CDS encoding fumarate hydratase yields the protein MEKFKQSMFELISETSANLPPDVRRAISLAMKDETPDTQAALALSTIAINIDMAQQAIAPICQDTGMPTFFIHTPVGANQIQMKKAIEEAVAETTKIGRLRPNSVDSITGKNSGNNLGTGTPVFHFEQWEKDEIEIKLLLKGGGCENKNIQYSVPVVLENLGRVDRDLEGVRKCIMHAVWQAQGHGCSVGALGVCIGSDRATGYDLAKQQLLRTLEDVNPNPQLAELENRIMEDANKLNIGTMGFGGKTTLIGCKITAANRLPASFFVSVAYDCWAFRRLGIIIDPKTGEIKRWLYKGTEEIKTMADYESIKLTGKEIKLNTPLSEEKISSLKVGDVVLLNGIIYTGRDALHAYLVKHDSPINLNGGVIYHCGPVMLKKDGGWFANAAGPTTSGREEPYQADVIKKFGVRAVIGKGGMGKRTSDALKEFGAVYLNAIGGAAQYYAKCITKVEGVNFLEEFGIPEAMWHLRVVDFPAIVTMDAHGNSLHADVEKASAEELKKFI